The following DNA comes from Methanocella sp..
GGCGAAGTGGCGGCGCAGCTTAAGAACGCCGACAGGGTCAAGACCTTCGTGGTCGCCGGCCCCGGCTTCATCAAGGACGACTTCGTGAAATTTTTGAGGAACAACGCAAAAGAGGCCGCCGACAAGGTCATTGTCGAGGATACCTCGTCCATTGGCTCTTCAGGCTTCCAGGAGGTGCTCCGGCGCGGGGCCATCGAGCGCGTCGCCGAGGAGATGCGAATATCCAGGGAAGCAAAGCTCATCGAGCGCCTCCTGGTAGAGATCGCGAGCGACGGCAAGGCCACCTACGGGTACCGGCAGACGAAAGATGCCGTGGGCCTCGGCGCCGTGGAGGTGCTGCTTATCGCCGACGAGACGCTGCGGAACTACCGGGAAAAGGGCGAGGCCGACATCGAGCGCATGATGAAGTCCGTCGAGCAGTCCCGGGGTAAAGTGGTCATTTTTTCGACGGAGTTCGAGCCAGGCCAGCGCCTGGAGAAGCTGGGTGGCGTGGCGGCGCTCCTGCGGTTCAAGATTAGCGGGCAATAGCCGGATGACGGCCAGTCCAGCCTTTATTATGCTGAAGCCAAATAATATATGAGATTAAGGAGCATTTAGACTAGAGGTCACCCGTGAATAACCCGCTGAGCGATTCCATCGGCATCATGAGAAAGGACTGGAAACTGCTTGCCGGCCTCAACGTTCTTTATCTCTGCGTGCTCCTCATCGGAGCCGTGCTGGCCCTGATCAGCCCGGGCCTGCAGATGTCCATGGTCCAGTTTTTGGGCGCCGATACCATCAGCGGGTCGCTGAGCACGCCGGCCAACATTACGGACTCCCTCATGGCCAGCATCAGCGGCCTGGCCTCGAGCTTCGGCCTGAACACGCTGGGGCTGATCACCATACCGTCGGCGGTATTACCATTATGGGGGCCCATAATCGGCTCGGCCCGGTTTTTTATCTGGGGCGTTTCCTATGTCTTACCCCTGGAAGGCGTGATGACGATGCGGGACCTGCTGCCCCAGTACGTGGCCATGCTGCTCCAGGGAGAGGCGTACATCATAGCCATTTTCGCCTGCGTCCGGCAGATGGTCGTCGCCGTCGATTACATAGATGCCGGCTTCCGATGGATGCTCCGGATGTACGCCCGCGCGGTCGCCGAAAACTTAAAGCTGCTAGTCGTCGTT
Coding sequences within:
- a CDS encoding mRNA surveillance protein pelota, producing MKVNKEDLRGDYGEISLTPESLDDLWHLKYVIEPGDTVFSLTFRVLDSATDKLRPEKMDKRPVRLGVRVESVEFHKFSNRLRIKGIIISDLDTGMYHTLNIEPYSELSIIKHWKPDQIERIRDAIEEAKLPEIEIVTIEEGEAAIGFLRQYGVEEVSRIRQSSSGKREGTDARAEFFGEVAAQLKNADRVKTFVVAGPGFIKDDFVKFLRNNAKEAADKVIVEDTSSIGSSGFQEVLRRGAIERVAEEMRISREAKLIERLLVEIASDGKATYGYRQTKDAVGLGAVEVLLIADETLRNYREKGEADIERMMKSVEQSRGKVVIFSTEFEPGQRLEKLGGVAALLRFKISGQ